In Deltaproteobacteria bacterium, the genomic window TGTGCCCAATGCGCTGAGCAGGTAGACCGAAGTCGAAAGGAAGAGCAGGGCGAGGTTGCCGCGAATGGGTACCCTGAACCAATAGGCAGCCATCACCGTGACCAGGATCATGTCCGCGTACCCGACGAGAATAAACGGGATCGACTTGCCCACTATCAACTCCCACGGACGGATTGGAGAGACCATGAGTTGCTCGAGCGTGCCTATCTCCTTTTCCCTCACGATGGCCATGGCGGTAAGAAGGGTGATGACCAGCATGACTATCATGGCAATGACACCTGGCACAAAGAAGAACCGGCTCTTGAGGTTTGGGTTGTACCAGGCCCGCTCCCGGAGGGAGACATCCCCGATCCTTCCCAGTTCCTCCGCCTTCCCTTTAAGCAGTTGGAGACTTACCTGGTGATCGAGCCAGGCGGTCAGGAGGCTCCGCGAGTATCGTAGGACTATCGAGGTGGCGTACTGGCCGATCAATGTGGCTGTGTTTGAATCAGAGCCGTCGAGAATGAGCTGAACGGTGTTGTTCTCCTCCCTCTTGATCTTCTTGGCAAAATCCCGACCCACCACAAGCACGGCATGGACGGTTCCGTGGTCGAGCAGGTCCCCGATCTCGTGTTGATTCTCGACAACCCTGATTACCCTGAAATACCTCGAACCGTCAAAAGACTCGATCAGAGCTCTGCTCTGCTGGCTGTGGCTCAGGTCCACTACACCAAGGCGGACGTTCGTAATGTCCATGTTCACGGCATACCCGAAGAGAAATAGTTGCATAACAGGAGGCAAAAAGAGCAGGATTCTGGATCTCTTGTCTCGAAAGGCCTGGATGAATTCCTTCCGCACCATATGCCTGAGCCGGCTCATACCCTGAGTCCCTGTCCCTTTACCGATCCGCGATTCCTCTGTTCGGCCAGATCCCCCACGACCGGACCGCTACGTATTTTACTGGAGTCTCTTCTTGAGACTCATATTGGCAATTAGAAAAACCGTCCCGCCGAATACACCGAGCAGAACCGTTTCCATCCATAGAATCTCCACACCCACCCCCTTCAAGAAGATCCCCTTGACTATGGTGACGAAATACCGGGCCGGCACCAGATATGTGAGCAGACGGACGGCAGGGGGCATTCCCGTGATGGGGAAGGTAAAATCCGAGAGTATGAAGGATGGGAGGAAGGAGGTAAGCATGGCAAGCTGATAGGCAAAGAGCTGATTCTTCACCAGGATCGAGTACAGAAGGCCGAGACTGAGCCCACCCACCAGAAAGAGACTCGAAAGGGCGAACAGAACAAGGGGATTCCCCTTCAGAGGCACTCGAAACAGTTGCGTCCCCATGACCACCGAGAGGAGCATGTCGAGAAACCCGATGAAAAAGTACGGTGTCATCTTCCCCAAGATAAGTTCCCCAGGCTGTAGAGGCGTGGAGATGAGCTGCTCCATGGTTCCGTTCTCCCATTCCCTCGCAATGGTGAGGGAAGTGAGAAGACTCGCGATGACCATCATTATGACGACCATGATACCTGGAATGATATAGTTCCTGCTCTTCAATTCCGTGTTGAACCAGACCCGTATCTGGGGATCCACCGGTTTTAGGGTCTTGCCCAGCACTTCCGCGAGGTGCTCTTGGGAATAGATGGCTGCAATGGTTGAGGCATAACCGAGAGCGATGGACGCGGTATTAGAGTTGCTGCCATCCACAAAAGCCTGGACCGAGACCGGCCGGCCCGATTGGAGGCGGGTCGAGAAGTCACGAGGGATCACGAGCCCCATGAGGCATTCTCCCCTGTCTATGGAAGCCTCTATTTGGCGGTAGTCCTTTGCCATAAGGCGGAGGGAGAAGTATTTCGATCTGTCGAATCGATCGATGAACCGCCGACTCATCTGGGATCCGTCCATATCGAAAACCGCCAGGGGTACGTTGTCCACGTCCAGGGTGAGAGCGTAACCGAAGAGGAAGAGAAGCAGCAAGGGGATGGCAATCGCCATGAGGAGACTCCTCGGATCCCTGAGTATGTGGATCATCTCCTTTTCGGCAATGGCCTTTGCACGTAGGAAATTCATCGGCCTCCCTATCTCCGATCAACCCCCCTCCTCCTGTTTCTTGATCAGACTGACAAAAACATCTTCCAGAGAGGGTTCGGTCTTTTCCAGCACATAGTCTGCACTTGAGCGGCCGGCCAGGAACCTCCTGATTTCCCGGATCGCCTCACCGGTCTCGCGAACTATGATATGAAGACTGTTGCCGAAAACAGCTACTTCATCGCAAGAATCCAGTTCTTCTATGTCGTCTATCCATTGAAAGATCCC contains:
- a CDS encoding ABC transporter permease yields the protein MSRLRHMVRKEFIQAFRDKRSRILLFLPPVMQLFLFGYAVNMDITNVRLGVVDLSHSQQSRALIESFDGSRYFRVIRVVENQHEIGDLLDHGTVHAVLVVGRDFAKKIKREENNTVQLILDGSDSNTATLIGQYATSIVLRYSRSLLTAWLDHQVSLQLLKGKAEELGRIGDVSLRERAWYNPNLKSRFFFVPGVIAMIVMLVITLLTAMAIVREKEIGTLEQLMVSPIRPWELIVGKSIPFILVGYADMILVTVMAAYWFRVPIRGNLALLFLSTSVYLLSALGTGLFISTISQTQQQAMMTNFFFFSPMVLLSGFVFPIANMPKAVQFITFANPMRYFLVIIRGIFLKGIGTDVLWPHLFALGVIGLTLLTISTVRFRKRID
- a CDS encoding ABC transporter permease, yielding MNFLRAKAIAEKEMIHILRDPRSLLMAIAIPLLLLFLFGYALTLDVDNVPLAVFDMDGSQMSRRFIDRFDRSKYFSLRLMAKDYRQIEASIDRGECLMGLVIPRDFSTRLQSGRPVSVQAFVDGSNSNTASIALGYASTIAAIYSQEHLAEVLGKTLKPVDPQIRVWFNTELKSRNYIIPGIMVVIMMVIASLLTSLTIAREWENGTMEQLISTPLQPGELILGKMTPYFFIGFLDMLLSVVMGTQLFRVPLKGNPLVLFALSSLFLVGGLSLGLLYSILVKNQLFAYQLAMLTSFLPSFILSDFTFPITGMPPAVRLLTYLVPARYFVTIVKGIFLKGVGVEILWMETVLLGVFGGTVFLIANMSLKKRLQ